A portion of the Glycine max cultivar Williams 82 chromosome 10, Glycine_max_v4.0, whole genome shotgun sequence genome contains these proteins:
- the LOC100782730 gene encoding uncharacterized protein: MGMMMRRYVLRVFVSGKHMTANVVEGNRERVVAGASTVEHALRGAFEWGKGCDARAAACVGEVLAMRLKTEAPELGVGGGGGVHFDAEREIEKKSVDNGDAVWAVVRALRNRGVKVFVAGDRNSGSP, translated from the coding sequence ATGGGGATGATGATGAGGAGGTATGTTTTGAGGGTGTTTGTGTCGGGGAAGCACATGACGGCGAACGTGGTGGAGGGGAACCGCGAGAGGGTGGTGGCGGGTGCGTCGACTGTGGAACACGCGCTGAGGGGCGCGTTCGAGTGGGGGAAGGGGTGTGACGCGAGGGCGGCGGCGTGCGTCGGGGAGGTGTTGGCGATGCGGCTGAAGACGGAGGCGCCGGAGCTCGGAGTGGGAGGTGGAGGTGGGGTCCACTTTGACGCGGAGAGGGAGATCGAGAAGAAGAGTGTCGACAACGGAGATGCGGTCTGGGCCGTGGTTCGCGCTTTGAGGAACAGAGGCGTCAAGGTGTTCGTCGCCGGTGATCGCAATTCAGGTTCGCCTTga